The genomic DNA GGCGCATTCGGGGCCTGCCTGATGGCGGAGCCGGACCTGGTGGCCGATTGCATCAAGGCGATGCAGGACGCGGTCGACATCCCGGTGACGGTCAAGCATCGCCTGGGGCTGGACTATGACGAGTCGTACGCCTTCGTGCGTGACTTCGTCGGCAAGATCTACGACACCGGCTGCCGGGTGTTCATCGCCCACGCGCGCAATGCGGTCCTCAAGGGCCTGTCGCCCAAGGACAACCGCGAGATCCCGCCGCTGCGCTATGACGTGGTCAGCCAGCTCAAGCGGGATTTCCCGGACTGCGTGTTCGTGCTGAATGGCGGATTGGCCGATGCCGCGCAATCGGTGCGCGCGGCGGCCGACTTCGATGGCGTCATGCTGGGCCGCGCGGCCTGGCACACGCCGCGGGTGCTGTCGGAAGTGTCACTGCAATTGTGGCCGTCGGTGCGCCTGCCCGGCGATGCCCAGGTGGTCGATGCGATGATGGAATACGCCGCGCGCCAGGTGGCGCAGGGCGTGCCGCTGCGGGTGATGACCCGGCCGATGCTGGGACTGGTGAACGGCCAGTCGGGCGCGCGGCGCTGGCGCCGCATGTTGTCGGATCCGGCGCTGCTGGCCGCCAATGACCCCGCGCTGATCTATGACGCCTGGCGCAGCCAGCGGCATGTGCCGCCCGAACGCGACGGCGCTTCGTTGACGGCCGCTCCCGCGAGCGCCTGAGCATCCATCGGAACGGCTTGAACGCAAAAACGCCCGGACGGCCGCGAGGCCGCCCGGGCGTTTTTGCGCATATCCCGTGCAGGCCGGCGGACCAGGCCGCCGCCAGGCGATCGCCGATGGCTCAGGATTGGGTCGATTCCGCGCTTTCCGCGGGCCAGTCGCGGATATAGGCCTTGAGCATGTTGTTTTCGAACTGCTGTGCGGCCACGATGGCCTGGGCCATGTCGTAGAACGAAATCACGCCCATCAGCGTCGGGCCGTCCATGACGGGGATGTAGCGCGCATGCTTTTCGAGCATCAGGCGCTGCACTTCGTCGGCGCTGGTATTGGGCGATACGCTGACCGGCGCGTCGTCCATGATGGAACGGATGGTGGTTTCGCCCGCGCCGCCGTGCGCATGCATGTGGCGGATGATCTCGCGGAACGTCAGCATGCCTACCAGCGTGCCGAATTCCATGATGACGAGCGAGCCGATATCCTGCTCGCTCATGGTTTGCACGGCCTGGGACACGGGCATGTCCGGCGATGCGGTGTAAAGCGTGTCTCCCTTGACGCGCAGAATTTCGCTGACCTTCAACATCGGTTTCTCCTGGGCGGATGACGCCCTGATTGCTATTTCTTGTTCGCTTCCAGCTGCAATACCGGGGCGACGTCATTTCCGGTATTTTGCGCTTCTCTGCAGAGTTCTTCCAGCACGGGCGCATTTTCCCGGGAAATCACCGCCGCGGCGACCCGCAGGATTTCGGCGTCGTTGCGCACCCGGGGTTGACCGC from Achromobacter xylosoxidans includes the following:
- the dusA gene encoding tRNA dihydrouridine(20/20a) synthase DusA, whose translation is MIDVTDRHCRYFHRLLAPRARLYTEMITTGALLYGNVARHLDFDEAEHPVALQLGGSEPDALAQSARLGQQWGYDEINLNCGCPSERVQKGAFGACLMAEPDLVADCIKAMQDAVDIPVTVKHRLGLDYDESYAFVRDFVGKIYDTGCRVFIAHARNAVLKGLSPKDNREIPPLRYDVVSQLKRDFPDCVFVLNGGLADAAQSVRAAADFDGVMLGRAAWHTPRVLSEVSLQLWPSVRLPGDAQVVDAMMEYAARQVAQGVPLRVMTRPMLGLVNGQSGARRWRRMLSDPALLAANDPALIYDAWRSQRHVPPERDGASLTAAPASA
- a CDS encoding CBS domain-containing protein: MLKVSEILRVKGDTLYTASPDMPVSQAVQTMSEQDIGSLVIMEFGTLVGMLTFREIIRHMHAHGGAGETTIRSIMDDAPVSVSPNTSADEVQRLMLEKHARYIPVMDGPTLMGVISFYDMAQAIVAAQQFENNMLKAYIRDWPAESAESTQS